One window of the Equus asinus isolate D_3611 breed Donkey chromosome 28, EquAss-T2T_v2, whole genome shotgun sequence genome contains the following:
- the TPPP3 gene encoding tubulin polymerization-promoting protein family member 3 isoform X2: protein MQDPASPLGHASCGMQGGMAASTDVAGLEESFRKFAIHGDPKASGQEMNGKNWAKLCKDCKVADGKAVTGTDVDIVFSKVKGKSARVINYEEFKKALEELATKRFKGKSKEEAFDAICQLVAGKEPANVGVTKAKTGGAVERLTDTSKYTGSHKERFDESGKGKGIAGRQDILDDSGYVSAYKNAGTYDAKVKK from the exons ATGCAGGATCCTGCCAGTCCCCTGGGACATGCATCCTGTGGCATGCAA GGTGGCATGGCAGCGAGCACAGATGTGGCTGGACTGGAGGAAAGCTTCCGCAAGTTTGCCATCCACGGTGACCCCAAGGCCAGTGGGCAAGAGATGAATGGCAAGAACTGGGCCAAGCTGTGCAAGGACTGCAAGGTGGCTGATGGAAAGGCCGTGACAGGGACTGATGTCGACATCGTCTTCTCCAAAGTCAA GGGGAAGTCGGCTCGGGTCATTAACTATGAGGAGTTCAAGAAGGCCCTAGAAGAGCTGGCAACCAAGCGATTCAAGgggaagagcaaggaggaggcCTTCGATGCCATCTGCCAGCTGGTGGCAGGCAAGGAACCAGCCAATGTGGGCGTCACT aaagcaaaaacagGGGGTGCTGTGGAACGGCTGACCGACACCAGCAAGTACACAGGCTCCCACAAGGAGCGCTTTGATGAGAGCGGCAAGGGCAAGGGCATTGCTGGGCGGCAGGACATCCTGGATGACAGTGGCTATGTGAGTGCCTACAAGAATGCAGGCACCTATGATGCCAAGGTGAAGAAGTGA
- the TPPP3 gene encoding tubulin polymerization-promoting protein family member 3 isoform X1, whose product MAASTDVAGLEESFRKFAIHGDPKASGQEMNGKNWAKLCKDCKVADGKAVTGTDVDIVFSKVKGKSARVINYEEFKKALEELATKRFKGKSKEEAFDAICQLVAGKEPANVGVTKAKTGGAVERLTDTSKYTGSHKERFDESGKGKGIAGRQDILDDSGYVSAYKNAGTYDAKVKK is encoded by the exons ATGGCAGCGAGCACAGATGTGGCTGGACTGGAGGAAAGCTTCCGCAAGTTTGCCATCCACGGTGACCCCAAGGCCAGTGGGCAAGAGATGAATGGCAAGAACTGGGCCAAGCTGTGCAAGGACTGCAAGGTGGCTGATGGAAAGGCCGTGACAGGGACTGATGTCGACATCGTCTTCTCCAAAGTCAA GGGGAAGTCGGCTCGGGTCATTAACTATGAGGAGTTCAAGAAGGCCCTAGAAGAGCTGGCAACCAAGCGATTCAAGgggaagagcaaggaggaggcCTTCGATGCCATCTGCCAGCTGGTGGCAGGCAAGGAACCAGCCAATGTGGGCGTCACT aaagcaaaaacagGGGGTGCTGTGGAACGGCTGACCGACACCAGCAAGTACACAGGCTCCCACAAGGAGCGCTTTGATGAGAGCGGCAAGGGCAAGGGCATTGCTGGGCGGCAGGACATCCTGGATGACAGTGGCTATGTGAGTGCCTACAAGAATGCAGGCACCTATGATGCCAAGGTGAAGAAGTGA